One stretch of Kiritimatiellaceae bacterium DNA includes these proteins:
- a CDS encoding glutamine synthetase type III, giving the protein MANPTELFGENVFSMRIMREHLSEKTVKSLEATIKTGKSLDAGIADEVAEAMKEWAIAKGATHFTHWFQPLTGSTAEKHDSFIVPDGEGSVVCKFSGAELIQGEPDASSFPSGGLRATFEARGYTGWDPSSPAFIKDNTLCIPTVFCGYHGEALDKKTPLLRSMKALSEQAERLAKLFKLPCKQTAFSTLGAEQEYFLIDEEMYNARLDLQQTGRTLFGSKPAKHQQMEDHYFGAIKTRVVAFMEDLDLELWRLGVPSKTRHNEVAPGQFEIAPIFESLNLAVDHNMITMEVLRKTAERHGFVCLLHEKPYAGVNGSGKHNNWSLCGPDGKNWLSPGDNPHENAKFMTMICALMKAVDTHADILRATVATAGNDHRLGANEAPPAIISIFLGDQLSDIVEQIEKGGAKSSKAGGHINLGVDTLPALPRGNTDRNRTSPFAFTGNKFEFRAVGSNQSCAGSNVTINTIVAEALDEICTKLEADVKDGKKFNDALQTLLASIIKKHKRILFNGDNYTEAWAKEAAKRGLPNVKKTPDSLKAFNTPKAKKLFEKYGVLSEKELHSRFDIYNETYEKTVEIEAGVTLTMAKTMFIPAAVTAQSELAASIKAIAAAGGTVTGAKAELKAMSAETEKLYKAAAALEKAHGAEKLIAAMGKVRASVDALEKMVPDDIWPVPTYVEMLFMM; this is encoded by the coding sequence ATGGCCAATCCCACCGAACTGTTTGGAGAAAACGTATTCAGCATGCGCATTATGCGCGAGCACCTCTCTGAGAAGACCGTTAAATCGCTCGAAGCGACCATTAAAACCGGCAAAAGCCTTGATGCTGGTATCGCAGATGAAGTCGCTGAAGCGATGAAAGAATGGGCCATTGCTAAAGGTGCGACTCACTTCACCCACTGGTTCCAGCCATTGACCGGCTCAACCGCCGAAAAACACGACTCCTTTATTGTTCCGGACGGAGAAGGTTCTGTTGTTTGTAAATTTTCCGGTGCTGAGCTGATTCAGGGTGAACCCGACGCATCCAGTTTTCCGTCCGGCGGGCTGCGCGCCACCTTTGAAGCCCGCGGTTATACCGGTTGGGATCCCAGCAGCCCAGCATTCATCAAAGACAACACCCTGTGCATTCCGACCGTTTTCTGCGGCTACCATGGCGAAGCGCTGGACAAGAAAACTCCACTGTTGCGCTCTATGAAGGCCCTCAGCGAGCAGGCCGAACGTTTGGCTAAGCTTTTCAAGCTTCCTTGCAAGCAGACCGCGTTTTCTACGCTGGGCGCAGAGCAGGAATATTTCCTGATCGACGAAGAGATGTACAATGCCCGTTTGGATCTTCAGCAGACCGGTCGCACTCTTTTCGGCAGCAAGCCAGCCAAGCATCAGCAGATGGAAGATCACTATTTCGGCGCCATTAAGACCCGTGTGGTGGCCTTCATGGAAGACCTTGACTTGGAGCTCTGGCGTTTAGGCGTTCCGTCCAAAACCCGCCACAACGAAGTGGCTCCCGGCCAGTTTGAAATCGCTCCGATATTCGAAAGCCTGAACCTCGCGGTAGACCACAACATGATCACCATGGAAGTTCTCCGCAAGACGGCTGAACGACATGGGTTTGTCTGTCTTTTGCACGAAAAACCCTATGCGGGCGTTAACGGATCCGGCAAACACAACAACTGGTCGCTCTGCGGTCCGGATGGGAAGAACTGGCTTTCGCCCGGCGACAATCCGCACGAAAACGCCAAGTTCATGACCATGATTTGCGCGCTGATGAAAGCGGTCGATACCCACGCGGACATTCTTCGCGCCACAGTTGCCACTGCCGGTAACGATCATCGTCTGGGAGCCAATGAAGCGCCCCCGGCGATCATTTCCATTTTCCTCGGCGATCAGCTCTCCGACATCGTGGAGCAGATCGAAAAAGGCGGAGCGAAGAGCTCTAAGGCGGGCGGGCACATCAACCTCGGTGTGGACACACTGCCAGCCCTGCCGCGCGGTAATACCGACCGCAACCGCACATCGCCGTTTGCCTTCACAGGAAACAAATTCGAGTTCCGCGCTGTCGGATCCAACCAGAGCTGTGCTGGTTCCAATGTGACGATCAACACCATCGTCGCGGAAGCCCTCGATGAAATCTGCACGAAACTCGAAGCCGACGTAAAAGACGGCAAGAAGTTTAATGATGCCCTCCAGACCCTGTTGGCCTCGATCATCAAAAAGCACAAACGGATTCTTTTCAACGGCGACAACTACACCGAAGCCTGGGCCAAAGAAGCTGCCAAGCGCGGCCTGCCGAACGTCAAAAAGACCCCGGATTCACTCAAAGCCTTCAACACACCTAAAGCGAAGAAGCTCTTTGAGAAGTACGGTGTGTTGTCTGAGAAGGAACTGCACTCCCGCTTCGATATCTACAACGAGACCTATGAAAAGACGGTTGAGATTGAAGCCGGCGTGACGCTGACCATGGCGAAAACCATGTTTATTCCGGCGGCCGTGACTGCGCAAAGCGAACTGGCCGCATCCATCAAGGCGATTGCAGCGGCTGGCGGAACGGTGACTGGCGCCAAAGCGGAGCTCAAAGCCATGAGTGCTGAGACCGAAAAACTCTATAAGGCTGCGGCTGCGCTTGAAAAAGCGCACGGTGCGGAAAAACTGATTGCCGCGATGGGCAAAGTCCGCGCTTCAGTTGATGCGCTTGAGAAGATGGTTCCGGATGATATCTGGCCGGTTCCGACCTACGTCGAGATGCTGTTCATGATGTAA
- a CDS encoding response regulator: MTEKTQEFAAKEKDAVLVIDDDAFMLKVLYRVLQKEYVIYQAGSAEEAVEVLRGRNIKAILCDHILPGQSGLDFLVTLKQRNAQIKSVLFSAALETDLFIKAINEGQIFRFIKKPASPADIQQAVHAAVRQYDIESLQQQLALNQKEIDKQVYSAPYWLYRLRVISQQSFRYGAPLFGNILALMLALGVLALSVGICIMLIIYFVKSYLGIDIFSQSHFLTR, from the coding sequence GTGACTGAAAAAACTCAAGAGTTTGCCGCGAAGGAAAAGGACGCCGTTCTGGTTATTGACGACGACGCGTTCATGCTGAAAGTTCTCTACCGGGTTCTTCAAAAAGAATACGTCATCTATCAGGCCGGATCGGCCGAAGAAGCCGTTGAGGTTCTGCGCGGACGGAATATCAAAGCCATCCTGTGCGACCATATCCTGCCGGGCCAAAGCGGCCTCGACTTTCTGGTCACACTAAAACAGCGGAATGCCCAGATCAAAAGCGTACTCTTCAGCGCAGCGCTTGAAACTGATCTGTTTATTAAAGCCATTAACGAGGGCCAGATTTTCCGTTTTATAAAGAAGCCTGCCTCGCCTGCCGACATTCAGCAGGCCGTCCATGCGGCCGTACGCCAATACGATATCGAATCCTTACAGCAGCAACTGGCGCTCAACCAGAAGGAAATTGACAAGCAGGTCTACAGCGCACCTTACTGGCTTTACCGGCTACGAGTGATCTCTCAGCAATCCTTCCGCTACGGCGCGCCGCTCTTTGGCAACATTCTGGCGCTCATGCTGGCTCTAGGAGTCCTCGCCCTGAGCGTTGGCATTTGCATTATGCTGATTATCTATTTCGTAAAAAGTTATCTGGGAATCGACATTTTCAGTCAAAGTCATTTTCTGACCCGCTGA
- a CDS encoding glycosyltransferase family 2 protein produces MSRVAVIMRSKNEMPYLPEAIASLRRQTFKDIELFAVDSGSTDGSLDILRNTINPEHLICIPPESYLPGKVLNDMSARATQEFIVFQNADAIFQSEDALEKLLRPLFDGEADAVMSAQVTRSDARFIITYDYLRAYDPKNIKGDNADFFSAVTCAFRRDLWQKIKFPEKGYAEDVAWAHECRAQGARFKLAADSVVEHSHNYTLKELYRKKFRHGLRFAHTYGRRTNLFSQTMELCKEWARDLFYALRKGRPDTIPYNIAYRAVIHTALYRGLKEGSRG; encoded by the coding sequence ATGAGTCGCGTCGCCGTCATCATGCGCTCAAAGAACGAGATGCCCTATCTTCCGGAGGCCATCGCCAGCCTGAGGCGTCAAACGTTCAAAGACATCGAGCTGTTCGCGGTAGATTCCGGCTCGACGGACGGGTCGCTCGATATTTTGCGCAACACGATTAATCCGGAGCACCTGATCTGTATTCCGCCGGAATCATACCTTCCGGGTAAGGTGCTGAATGATATGTCGGCGCGTGCCACGCAGGAGTTTATTGTTTTTCAGAATGCCGATGCGATTTTCCAAAGCGAAGACGCGCTCGAAAAATTGCTCCGCCCGCTGTTTGACGGCGAAGCCGACGCCGTGATGAGCGCACAGGTCACGCGCTCCGACGCCCGCTTCATCATCACCTACGATTACCTGCGCGCCTATGATCCGAAAAACATCAAGGGTGACAATGCCGACTTTTTTTCCGCCGTCACCTGCGCGTTCCGGCGCGATCTCTGGCAAAAAATCAAATTCCCGGAAAAGGGTTACGCTGAAGATGTCGCATGGGCACATGAATGCCGCGCACAGGGCGCACGATTCAAGCTGGCAGCCGATTCCGTTGTGGAGCATTCCCACAATTACACGCTCAAGGAGCTTTACCGAAAAAAATTCCGGCACGGACTGCGGTTCGCGCACACCTATGGCCGCCGGACGAATCTGTTTTCCCAAACCATGGAACTCTGCAAGGAGTGGGCGCGCGATTTGTTTTATGCCCTGCGCAAAGGACGGCCCGATACAATTCCCTATAACATCGCCTATCGCGCCGTCATCCATACGGCCCTCTACCGCGGACTGAAAGAAGGCTCCCGTGGGTAA
- a CDS encoding glycosyltransferase family 4 protein, with amino-acid sequence MKIGFSAFVMQGGRSGVASYIRELLRHLQQEDPVSRYDIMMPMREAELIKLTSPNFQKRLYSDFISHPVVNIAWHNTVLPVLAKLRKFDLLHVPSYRRIPLVKECPIVATVHDVATLSMDAKYDAARMFYNRRIVPSQIRNADHIITVSHYSKKDIVERVGVAPEKITVLYSGINHQIFCPAEKSSARAQLAEKYKLDKPFIVYVSRLEHPAKNHVRLIEAFEQFKTATDSPHKLVLPGADWNGADVIRARAATSPVHDDILFPGFVPLEDMPLFYNACDLMAFPSLFEGFGFPIIEALACGAPVICSNTSSMREIAGNVVPKFNPHSTEEIFQCLEKTLSEGWSYAKRRQGVEYAAEFDWNRTARQTLDIYERVAGL; translated from the coding sequence ATGAAGATTGGATTTTCAGCTTTTGTAATGCAGGGCGGGCGCTCCGGCGTGGCTTCCTACATCCGCGAACTGCTCCGGCACCTCCAGCAGGAGGATCCGGTCAGCCGGTACGACATCATGATGCCGATGCGCGAAGCCGAGCTGATTAAGCTGACGTCGCCGAATTTCCAGAAGCGGCTCTATTCGGATTTTATTTCCCATCCGGTGGTCAACATTGCGTGGCACAACACCGTTCTTCCGGTTCTGGCAAAACTCAGAAAGTTTGACCTGCTGCATGTGCCAAGCTACCGGCGGATTCCGCTGGTAAAGGAATGTCCGATTGTCGCGACCGTTCACGATGTCGCCACGCTTTCGATGGACGCCAAATATGATGCCGCGCGAATGTTCTATAACCGCCGCATTGTTCCATCGCAGATTCGCAATGCCGACCACATCATCACCGTCAGCCATTATTCCAAGAAGGACATCGTCGAACGCGTCGGCGTTGCGCCGGAAAAAATCACCGTGCTCTACTCCGGCATCAACCATCAGATTTTCTGCCCTGCGGAAAAATCATCCGCCCGCGCACAACTCGCCGAAAAGTACAAACTCGACAAGCCCTTCATCGTTTATGTTTCCCGGCTGGAGCATCCGGCGAAAAATCACGTCCGGCTGATCGAGGCCTTCGAACAGTTTAAGACGGCAACCGACAGCCCGCATAAACTGGTCCTGCCGGGAGCCGACTGGAACGGCGCGGACGTGATTCGCGCACGCGCCGCCACCAGCCCGGTACACGACGATATTCTTTTCCCCGGCTTCGTGCCGTTGGAGGATATGCCGCTTTTCTACAACGCCTGCGACCTGATGGCGTTTCCGTCGCTTTTCGAAGGCTTCGGCTTCCCGATCATTGAAGCGCTGGCTTGCGGAGCGCCGGTGATCTGTTCCAACACGTCCTCCATGCGCGAAATTGCCGGCAATGTGGTGCCAAAGTTTAATCCGCACAGCACGGAGGAAATTTTTCAGTGTCTGGAAAAAACGCTTTCCGAAGGCTGGAGCTATGCGAAACGCCGCCAAGGCGTTGAGTATGCGGCGGAGTTTGACTGGAACCGCACGGCAAGGCAGACTCTCGACATCTACGAAAGGGTCGCCGGATTATGA
- a CDS encoding UDP-glucose 6-dehydrogenase has protein sequence MVKILCIGAGYVGGPTMAMIAKKNPKVKVTVVDINQKRIDAWNSDTLPIYEPGLDEVVKAARGKNLFFSTNVVKGIKDADIIFVSVNTPTKMFGHGAGCAADLQYWEKCARQILEVSTSDKIVVEKSTLPVRTAAAMERILNSGKNGVHFDVLSNPEFLAEGTAIADLENPDRILIGGHPTSKGKKAIKALADVYAAWVPPEKILTTNLWSSELSKLTANAFLAQRVSSINSISALCEATDADVGEVARAIGMDSRIGPKFLKASVGFGGSCFKKDILNLVYLCESYGLHEVAEYWRQVVKMNEYQERRFVARMLKEMFNTIAGKRIALFGFAFKADTGDTRESPAILIARELLAENAEVVITDPQAMEHAKVDLADVIDRVKFEADPYKAAKGAHAIALLTEWKEYKTLDYKKIFDGMVQPAFLFDGRNHLDHKALHKVGFNVYSIGKAARKHI, from the coding sequence ATGGTTAAAATTCTTTGCATCGGTGCGGGTTATGTCGGCGGGCCAACCATGGCGATGATCGCCAAGAAGAATCCGAAGGTCAAAGTGACCGTGGTGGACATCAACCAGAAGCGCATCGACGCCTGGAACTCCGACACATTGCCGATCTACGAGCCGGGTCTCGACGAGGTGGTTAAGGCCGCCCGCGGCAAGAATCTCTTTTTCTCCACCAACGTGGTGAAGGGCATCAAGGATGCCGATATTATTTTCGTGAGCGTGAACACGCCGACCAAAATGTTCGGTCACGGCGCGGGCTGCGCCGCCGACCTCCAGTACTGGGAAAAGTGCGCCCGCCAGATTCTGGAAGTTTCGACTTCCGATAAAATCGTGGTCGAAAAGAGCACCCTGCCCGTCCGTACCGCCGCCGCGATGGAACGTATTCTGAACAGCGGTAAGAACGGCGTGCATTTCGACGTTCTCTCCAATCCGGAGTTTCTCGCCGAAGGCACCGCCATCGCCGACCTCGAAAACCCCGACCGTATTTTAATCGGCGGACATCCGACATCTAAAGGCAAGAAGGCGATTAAGGCGTTGGCAGATGTTTACGCCGCATGGGTTCCGCCGGAAAAAATCCTGACGACCAATCTCTGGTCGAGCGAGCTTTCCAAGCTGACGGCCAATGCGTTCCTCGCCCAGCGCGTCAGTTCAATCAACAGCATTTCCGCGCTGTGCGAAGCAACCGACGCCGACGTCGGCGAAGTGGCGCGCGCCATCGGCATGGACAGCCGGATCGGCCCGAAGTTCCTGAAAGCCAGCGTCGGTTTCGGCGGATCGTGCTTTAAGAAAGACATCTTGAACCTCGTTTACCTCTGCGAAAGCTACGGACTGCACGAAGTGGCCGAATACTGGCGGCAGGTTGTGAAGATGAACGAATATCAGGAACGCCGCTTTGTCGCCCGGATGCTCAAGGAAATGTTCAACACGATTGCCGGCAAGCGGATCGCGCTGTTCGGTTTCGCGTTTAAGGCCGATACCGGTGATACGCGCGAAAGCCCGGCCATCCTGATCGCCCGCGAACTGCTGGCGGAAAATGCCGAAGTGGTGATCACCGACCCGCAGGCCATGGAACACGCCAAGGTTGATCTGGCCGATGTGATCGACCGCGTCAAGTTCGAGGCTGATCCGTACAAGGCGGCCAAAGGCGCGCATGCCATTGCTCTGCTGACCGAGTGGAAGGAATACAAAACGCTCGACTATAAGAAGATTTTCGACGGCATGGTTCAGCCCGCGTTTCTGTTCGACGGACGCAATCACCTCGATCACAAGGCGCTTCACAAGGTCGGCTTCAACGTCTATTCCATTGGCAAAGCCGCGCGGAAGCACATCTGA
- a CDS encoding NAD+ synthase gives MNHLKTALIQMNPAVGALEENAGRMIADAEGAAGTGAQLIVFPELALCGYPPEDLVLRPQFIQDCDKQLKRLADNLPKQVYTVVGAPLTDGTGRYNAAVVFHAGKVVGIYRKMLLPNYGVFDEKRVFDAGNEAFTFDAFGTKVGIHICEDSWQPDGDACRALAAERPELVINLSASPYHRGKRFEREAVFAAAARKLNAALLFCNQVGGQDELVFDGGSAAFDAAGNVTARAPLFVEHTLIPTVVGQASLYPESLCSACEQNDTRSRIREARPTSSKDWDSLDPVEEVYEALKLGLRDYVNKNGFKKTVVAVSGGIDSALVLTLAVDALGKDRVAAVTMPSQYSSNETLSDAGLITKNLGVEFHTIPIFPIYEKFTGALAEVWKSAQPDLTEENLQARIRGTLIMALSNKFGWLVLTTGNKSEFATGYCTLYGDMAGGFAVIKDVPKTLVFDLCRWRNRQGVVIPPSTIDRPPTAELRPDQKDSDSLPPYDVLDPILEAYVEKDMGVAEMLAAGFDEAAVRKAVRLVDLSEYKRRQGPPGIKITPKAFGRDRRMPITNRYRG, from the coding sequence ATGAACCATCTAAAAACAGCTTTAATCCAGATGAACCCCGCCGTCGGGGCGCTGGAGGAAAATGCCGGACGCATGATCGCCGATGCCGAAGGCGCGGCGGGAACCGGCGCACAGCTGATCGTTTTTCCGGAACTGGCGCTGTGCGGTTATCCGCCGGAAGACCTTGTCCTCCGTCCGCAATTCATTCAGGACTGCGATAAACAGCTCAAGCGGCTGGCGGATAATCTGCCGAAACAGGTTTACACCGTCGTCGGCGCGCCGCTGACCGACGGCACCGGCCGCTATAACGCCGCCGTGGTTTTTCACGCCGGTAAAGTCGTCGGCATCTACCGCAAAATGCTTCTGCCGAACTACGGCGTCTTTGACGAAAAACGGGTCTTTGATGCAGGAAACGAAGCCTTCACTTTTGACGCCTTCGGCACCAAAGTCGGCATTCACATCTGCGAAGATTCGTGGCAGCCCGACGGCGACGCCTGCCGCGCACTCGCCGCTGAAAGGCCGGAACTGGTGATTAATCTGTCGGCGTCACCATATCACCGCGGCAAGCGGTTTGAGCGCGAAGCGGTTTTCGCCGCCGCCGCCAGGAAACTCAACGCGGCGCTGCTCTTTTGCAATCAGGTCGGCGGACAGGATGAACTGGTCTTCGACGGCGGCAGCGCCGCTTTCGATGCCGCCGGAAACGTCACCGCCCGCGCTCCGCTTTTTGTTGAACACACGCTGATACCGACCGTTGTAGGACAAGCTTCTCTGTATCCAGAGAGCTTGTGTTCTGCATGCGAGCAAAATGACACACGCTCCCGAATACGGGAAGCGCGTCCTACAAGTTCCAAGGATTGGGACTCGCTCGATCCGGTCGAGGAGGTTTATGAAGCGCTCAAGCTCGGTCTGCGTGATTATGTAAACAAGAACGGCTTCAAGAAAACCGTGGTCGCCGTCAGCGGCGGAATTGATTCCGCGCTGGTACTGACGCTGGCGGTTGACGCGCTCGGCAAAGACCGCGTCGCCGCCGTCACCATGCCGTCGCAGTATTCATCAAACGAAACCCTTTCCGACGCCGGACTGATCACCAAAAACCTCGGCGTTGAATTCCACACCATTCCGATTTTCCCGATCTACGAAAAATTCACCGGCGCGCTGGCCGAAGTCTGGAAAAGCGCGCAGCCGGATCTGACCGAAGAAAATCTCCAGGCGCGCATTCGCGGTACGCTGATTATGGCGCTCTCGAATAAGTTCGGCTGGCTGGTGCTCACCACCGGCAATAAGAGCGAGTTTGCCACCGGCTACTGCACGCTCTACGGCGATATGGCTGGCGGCTTCGCCGTCATCAAAGACGTTCCGAAAACACTGGTGTTCGATCTCTGCCGCTGGCGCAACCGGCAGGGCGTTGTCATTCCGCCGTCCACCATCGACCGTCCGCCAACGGCTGAACTGCGGCCCGACCAGAAAGACAGCGACTCGCTCCCGCCGTACGACGTGCTCGATCCGATTCTCGAAGCCTACGTCGAAAAAGATATGGGCGTCGCCGAAATGCTCGCCGCCGGATTCGACGAAGCCGCCGTGCGTAAAGCCGTCCGGCTGGTTGACCTCAGCGAATACAAACGCCGACAAGGTCCGCCCGGCATTAAGATCACACCGAAAGCCTTCGGACGTGACCGCCGCATGCCCATCACCAACCGCTACCGCGGGTAA
- the guaB gene encoding IMP dehydrogenase: MSQNKYLDKFMSTFPFEGLTFDDVSLITQYADFLPGDTDITSRLTANIKVNIPFLSAAMDTVTEADMAIAMALHGGIGVIHKNLDPDRQAGDVARVKHYLNGLISKPVTFNINQTLAQIQHHRLEKGYSFSGFPILDDGGNLAGILTTKDIKYAANKNVHAGDIMTKDVITAAEGTDLRQAYEIMKANKIGKLPLVKNGKLIGLYSYTDVADLIENTRPLYNRDEHYRLRAAAGIGPGDYVRAEALAGAEVDVLVVDTAHGHSKGVIEMTAWVKKNLPGIDVIAGNIATGEAALALRKAGADAVKVGIGPGSICTTRVVAGVGIPQISAIYNCADALKGSIPIIADGGVRHSGDIAKALVAGASSVMMGSVLAGTDESPGEKILYEGRQFVVYRGMGSLDAMKSREGSRQRYGQKDGAEDDLVPQGIEGVVPYAGAVSKMLKQYSGGLQASLGYCGCRTIPELQENGQFIRVSHAGALEGHAHDIKITKEAPNYRR, translated from the coding sequence ATGAGCCAGAACAAGTATCTCGATAAATTTATGAGCACCTTTCCTTTTGAAGGGCTCACCTTTGACGACGTCTCCCTCATCACCCAGTACGCCGACTTCCTGCCCGGCGATACCGACATCACCAGCCGCCTGACCGCTAATATCAAGGTGAACATTCCGTTCCTCAGCGCGGCGATGGACACCGTGACCGAAGCCGACATGGCCATCGCGATGGCGCTTCACGGCGGCATCGGCGTCATCCACAAAAATCTCGATCCAGACCGGCAGGCGGGCGATGTGGCTCGCGTTAAACATTATCTCAACGGACTGATCAGCAAGCCGGTCACGTTCAACATCAACCAGACGCTCGCACAGATTCAGCATCACCGGCTGGAAAAAGGCTACAGCTTCAGCGGCTTCCCGATTCTGGACGACGGCGGCAACCTCGCCGGCATTCTGACCACCAAAGATATTAAGTACGCCGCCAATAAAAATGTCCACGCTGGCGACATCATGACAAAGGATGTCATCACCGCGGCAGAAGGCACCGACCTGCGACAGGCCTACGAAATCATGAAGGCCAATAAAATCGGCAAACTGCCGCTGGTTAAAAACGGCAAGCTGATCGGTCTCTACAGTTACACCGACGTCGCCGACCTGATCGAAAACACCCGCCCGCTCTATAACCGTGACGAACACTACCGCCTGCGCGCCGCCGCAGGCATCGGCCCCGGCGACTATGTCCGCGCCGAAGCCCTCGCCGGAGCCGAAGTCGATGTGCTGGTCGTTGACACCGCGCACGGCCACAGCAAAGGCGTGATCGAAATGACCGCGTGGGTCAAAAAGAATCTTCCCGGTATCGACGTCATCGCGGGCAACATCGCCACCGGCGAAGCAGCGCTCGCTCTGCGCAAAGCGGGCGCAGACGCCGTAAAAGTCGGCATCGGCCCCGGCTCCATCTGCACCACCCGCGTCGTCGCCGGAGTCGGCATTCCGCAGATCAGCGCGATTTATAACTGCGCAGATGCGCTCAAAGGTTCTATTCCGATCATCGCCGACGGCGGCGTCCGCCACTCCGGCGACATCGCCAAAGCGCTCGTCGCCGGTGCGTCCAGCGTCATGATGGGTTCCGTTCTCGCCGGTACCGACGAAAGCCCCGGTGAAAAAATTCTTTACGAAGGCCGCCAGTTCGTCGTCTATCGCGGCATGGGCAGTCTCGACGCCATGAAGTCGCGCGAAGGCTCCCGCCAGCGCTACGGACAGAAAGACGGCGCAGAAGACGATCTCGTTCCGCAGGGTATCGAAGGTGTTGTTCCCTACGCCGGAGCCGTCAGCAAAATGCTCAAGCAGTACAGCGGCGGCCTGCAGGCCAGTCTCGGCTACTGCGGATGCCGCACCATTCCTGAACTGCAGGAAAACGGACAGTTCATCCGCGTTTCCCACGCCGGAGCGCTCGAAGGCCACGCCCACGACATCAAGATCACCAAAGAAGCCCCGAACTACCGGCGGTAG
- a CDS encoding pseudouridine synthase: MNSYSKSAIPSYVTLPEGGGFATIYEFIVFRFPRIPEPVWRERIELNKVRFDDGKLIGFVTPYQAHRRICYFREVINETKIPFEEEVIFENDDFLVADKPHFLPVHPAGEYVNETLITRLRAKYGYKELGSAHRIDRSTAGLVLCVKNCSKRGLYQQMFKEGLVKKIYLAAGTLPAETDQTHWHIKARMEPRDHFHMQIVPDGPVNSESIINLVDRRDGIGLFHLQPVTGKKHQLRVHLCAIGSAIIDDPLYSEYSDIDGDDYQRPMQLLAHRLEFTDPVTGKPMEFTSRRSLRSFRVL; the protein is encoded by the coding sequence ATGAATTCATACAGCAAATCGGCGATTCCGTCTTATGTGACTCTTCCTGAGGGCGGCGGCTTTGCGACCATTTATGAGTTTATTGTGTTTCGGTTCCCGCGCATTCCGGAACCGGTCTGGCGCGAACGGATCGAACTCAACAAGGTGCGTTTCGATGATGGCAAGCTGATCGGTTTTGTTACCCCTTATCAGGCGCACCGCCGCATCTGTTATTTCCGGGAGGTCATCAATGAAACAAAGATTCCCTTTGAGGAAGAGGTGATCTTTGAGAATGACGACTTTCTGGTGGCCGATAAACCCCATTTTCTGCCGGTTCATCCTGCAGGGGAATATGTAAACGAGACGTTGATCACGCGACTGCGCGCCAAGTATGGATATAAAGAGCTTGGCAGCGCGCACCGGATCGACCGATCAACCGCCGGCTTGGTGCTCTGCGTAAAAAACTGTTCAAAGCGTGGTTTGTACCAGCAGATGTTTAAGGAGGGATTGGTAAAAAAGATTTACCTCGCGGCGGGAACTCTTCCGGCGGAGACCGACCAAACTCACTGGCACATTAAGGCGCGCATGGAACCCCGCGACCATTTTCATATGCAGATTGTTCCGGATGGGCCGGTCAATTCGGAGAGTATCATTAATCTCGTTGACCGCCGTGACGGGATCGGGTTGTTCCACCTGCAACCGGTAACGGGAAAAAAACATCAACTGCGCGTCCATCTCTGTGCGATCGGATCGGCCATTATCGACGACCCGTTGTATTCGGAGTATTCAGACATCGACGGGGATGATTATCAGCGGCCAATGCAGCTGCTGGCGCACCGCCTTGAATTCACGGATCCGGTCACGGGGAAACCGATGGAGTTCACGAGCAGACGGTCACTCCGCTCTTTCAGAGTTTTGTAG